One genomic segment of Acidihalobacter prosperus includes these proteins:
- the murU gene encoding N-acetylmuramate alpha-1-phosphate uridylyltransferase MurU, translating to MRAMILAAGRGERMRPLTDTRPKPLLAAGGEPLIVHLLRRLAAAGYKEIVINLAYRGEMIREALGDGAAYGAHIAYSDEGKTALETGGGLRRALPLLGDAPFLAVNADVWCDHPLYPHDPGDDLAHLVLVDNPPQHPGGDFHLQGDRVDDAGESRLTFSGIGYYRPELFAGTPDDAFPLAPLLRRAMAAGRVGGEHHRGLWLDIGTPERLADLDARLATGRAHAPHATPHRS from the coding sequence ATGCGCGCGATGATCCTCGCCGCCGGCCGCGGCGAACGCATGCGACCGCTCACCGACACCCGTCCCAAGCCGCTGCTGGCGGCGGGCGGCGAGCCGCTGATCGTGCATCTGCTGCGCCGCCTGGCCGCGGCCGGCTACAAGGAGATCGTGATCAACCTCGCCTACCGCGGCGAGATGATCCGCGAGGCGCTGGGCGACGGCGCCGCCTACGGTGCGCACATCGCCTACAGCGACGAGGGCAAGACCGCGCTGGAGACCGGCGGCGGCCTGCGCCGCGCCCTGCCGCTGCTCGGCGACGCGCCGTTCCTCGCGGTCAACGCCGACGTGTGGTGCGACCACCCGCTCTACCCGCACGACCCCGGCGACGACCTCGCCCATCTGGTGCTGGTCGACAATCCGCCGCAGCATCCCGGCGGCGACTTCCACCTGCAGGGCGACCGCGTCGACGACGCCGGCGAGTCCCGCCTGACCTTCTCGGGCATCGGCTACTACCGCCCCGAACTCTTCGCCGGCACCCCCGACGACGCCTTCCCGCTCGCGCCGCTGCTGCGTCGCGCCATGGCCGCCGGTCGCGTCGGCGGAGAGCACCACCGCGGGCTGTGGCTGGACATCGGCACCCCCGAGCGGCTGGCCGATCTGGACGCGCGACTCGCGACCGGGCGTGCGCACGCCCCCCACGCCACCCCCCACCGGAGCTGA